TATTAGTCTGAAAGCATTAACTGCAGGATTTAGCACCTCGCAAATTGCAGGTTGCTGGGTTTCATCGGGCCAGTCCCTCCACCACTCTAGATAAGAGTTTCTTATTCACAGTATATTTATAAGAATTATAAGGATTAAGGTACCATTTGTCAATACTTATTTTTAAAAATTCTCTAAATATATAAGACATTCAATATAATATATACTTTTCTTTTATTATCTTTCCCCACATATTGAATTATATAACTTTTCATATACATCTGCTATATATTTTAAAGTGAAATTATTTTTGGTTTTTAGCTTAATAAGCCGCCTTTAAGCTTTGTACAAATTCTTCTATTACTTTTTCATCCCCATGACTTTCTTCTATTTTCTTAACAATCGCTGAGCCTACTATAACACCGTCTACATAGGGAAGTAATCGTTTGATGTCTTCCTGGGAAGACATTCCGAAGCCTACGGCGATGGGAATGTCGGTTACGCTTCTTACATTCTTTAAAAAGGCTTCCAAGCTCTCATGGAATTCTTTTCTTACACCTGTAACGCCCATGGAGGATATGCAGTAAACAAATCCTTCCCCCTCTTGTGTTATGTCCTTTATTCTATCTTTCGAAGTGGGGGCTACTAATGGGATAAGACATACATTAAAGGATTTGATGTAAGGCATGATTTCATCTCTTTCTTCTAAAGGAAGATCCGGAATGATAAGTCCGTCTACACCAACTGCCTCACATTGCCTGATGAATCGTTCCACTCCATAGCCCAGGATGGAATTATAATAAACCAAAAATGCTATGGGAATCTGAGTGTTTTTTCGGACATTTGCGATACACTGAAATACCTTTTCAAGGTTAGTTCCGCTTTCTAATGCTCTTTGGGCTGCCGCCTGTATCACGGGTCCATCCGCTACAGGGTCAGAAAAGGGAATGCCTATTTCTATGATATCTGCGCCCCCTCTTTCCTTGGCGTAAATGAGCTTTTCTGTCTGCTCGATATTAGGATCTCCGGCAGTCATATAAGTAATTAATGCCTTTTTGTTTTCCTTTCTTAATTCTTCTAATCTTTCTTGAATTCTATTCATGCTGACCACCCCTTAACTCAAGGTAATTTGCGACACTTTGCACGTCCTTGTCCCCTCTGCCCGATAAGTTGATGACGATAATTTCATCTTTACTTTTCTTAGGTGCCAATTTGATAGCATACGCTATGGCATGGGCACTTTCAAGCGCCGGAATAATGCCTTCTGTTTTAGACAACCGGATAAGGGCTTCTACAGCTTCGTCATCGGTTATAGATACATACTTGGCTCTTCCTGTATCAAAAAGATAAGCGTGCTCTGGGCCCGTTCCCGGATAATCTAGTCCGGCAGAAATAGAATGGGCTGGAAGAATATTTCCATCATCATCCTGAAGTAAATAGGTTTTCATGCCGTGGATCACTCCTATCTTCCCCTCTGCAAAAGCAGCTGCATGTTTTTTGGTTTCTATGCCAAGTCCTGCGGCTTCTACACCAATCAGCTCCACTTCCTTTTCTTCCAGGAAGGGATAGAAGATTCCCATGGCATTGCTGCCTCCTCCAATGCAGGCGATAATGGTATCCGGTAATCTTCCTTCCTGCTCTTTGATTTGGATTTTGGCTTCTTCTCCTATAATTTTTTGAAATTCCCGGACCATGGTCGGATAGGGATGGGGCCCTACCACAGAACCTACAACATAAAAGGTATCTTCTACGGTTCTTGCCCATTCCCTTAAGGCTTCATTGGTTGCATCCTTCAGGGTTTTTGTGCCGCTATCAACACTCTTTACCTTAGCCCCTAAAAGCTC
The genomic region above belongs to Defluviitalea saccharophila and contains:
- the trpA gene encoding tryptophan synthase subunit alpha — encoded protein: MNRIQERLEELRKENKKALITYMTAGDPNIEQTEKLIYAKERGGADIIEIGIPFSDPVADGPVIQAAAQRALESGTNLEKVFQCIANVRKNTQIPIAFLVYYNSILGYGVERFIRQCEAVGVDGLIIPDLPLEERDEIMPYIKSFNVCLIPLVAPTSKDRIKDITQEGEGFVYCISSMGVTGVRKEFHESLEAFLKNVRSVTDIPIAVGFGMSSQEDIKRLLPYVDGVIVGSAIVKKIEESHGDEKVIEEFVQSLKAAY
- the trpB gene encoding tryptophan synthase subunit beta; the encoded protein is MKLDRKFGIFGGQYAPETLMNPLKELEKALIEALQDESFMEEYRYYLKQYVGRPNPLYYAKNLTQELGGAKIYLKREDLNHTGAHKINNVIGQILLAKRMGKTKVIAETGAGQHGVATATGAALFNMECTVFMGEEDIKRQKLNVFRMELLGAKVKSVDSGTKTLKDATNEALREWARTVEDTFYVVGSVVGPHPYPTMVREFQKIIGEEAKIQIKEQEGRLPDTIIACIGGGSNAMGIFYPFLEEKEVELIGVEAAGLGIETKKHAAAFAEGKIGVIHGMKTYLLQDDDGNILPAHSISAGLDYPGTGPEHAYLFDTGRAKYVSITDDEAVEALIRLSKTEGIIPALESAHAIAYAIKLAPKKSKDEIIVINLSGRGDKDVQSVANYLELRGGQHE